In the Helianthus annuus cultivar XRQ/B chromosome 11, HanXRQr2.0-SUNRISE, whole genome shotgun sequence genome, one interval contains:
- the LOC110890433 gene encoding uncharacterized protein LOC110890433 gives MVSGFRSFCTALVLLPVLYSISLLYWSYSTDSVYFHGARMESGIGMGTGSNHPIDLLTFPVAWNQLSFPSNPPRKLLKIALFVKKWPDGRHAGGLERHALTLHLALAKRGHELHIFTSSSSSFSFPEYPFENLHFHLSKPTAAGYLDQALVWEQFEAQNSTQSPFDVVHTESVSLRHTRSKYVPNLAVSWHGIAYESIHSDIIQELLRAPNETQANHLTEKGNKIVEEIKFFQNYAHHVATSDHVGDILKRIYMVPDNRVHVILNGVDEDVYKPDYEEGQGFRSRLGIPASKSLIIGMAGRLVKDKGHPLMFEALKQMFAENSTFKDTVAVLVAGDGPWGVRYKELGPNLFVLGPLQTSQLARFYNAIDIFVNPTLRAQGLDHTLLEAVLSGKPLMATKLASITGSVIIGKEYGYTFSPTVDSLKHGLYEVWKDGRELLEKKGKVVRERGMKLFTATKMAAAYERLFLCISSGEKNRDYCKY, from the coding sequence ATGGTCTCGGGTTTTCGCAGTTTCTGTACCGCGTTAGTCCTCCTCCCCGTTCTCTATTCTATTTCATTACTCTACTGGTCCTATTCCACTGATTCGGTCTACTTTCATGGAGCACGAATGGAGTCGGGAATAGGAATGGGAACGGGCTCGAACCACCCGATCGATCTCCTAACATTCCCAGTAGCATGGAACCAGCTTTCATTCCCTTCGAACCCGCCTCGAAAACTCCTCAAAATCGCACTTTTTGTCAAGAAATGGCCCGACGGGAGGCACGCTGGCGGGCTCGAGCGGCATGCTTTGACGCTGCACCTTGCGCTGGCGAAGCGCGGGCATGAGCTTCATATCTTCACAAGTTCCTCTTCTAGCTTCTCTTTCCCAGAATACCCTTTCGAGAATTTACATTTCCATCTCTCGAAACCCACGGCTGCGGGTTACTTAGACCAAGCTCTTGTTTGGGAACAATTTGAAGCTCAAAACTCAACCCAGAGCCCGTTTGATGTGGTTCATACCGAGAGTGTAAGCCTGAGGCACACGCGGTCGAAATATGTTCCAAACTTGGCAGTTTCTTGGCATGGGATCGCGTACGAATCCATACATTCTGATATAATTCAAGAGCTCTTACGAGCACCAAATGAGACCCAAGCGAATCACTTGACCGAAAAAGGTAACAAGATAGTCGAAGAAATTAAGTTCTTCCAAAACTACGCACACCACGTCGCTACAAGCGATCATGTTGGCGATATACTAAAAAGAATCTACATGGTCCCGGATAATCGAGTTCATGTTATACTCAACGGTGTAGATGAAGACGTTTATAAACCCGATTACGAAGAAGGTCAAGGCTTTCGGTCACGCTTAGGCATTCCGGCATCCAAGTCACTGATCATCGGAATGGCGGGTAGGTTagttaaagacaaaggacacccGTTAATGTTTGAAGCCTTAAAGCAGATGTTCGCGGAAAACTCAACGTTTAAGGATACCGTAGCGGTTTTAGTAGCCGGAGACGGTCCATGGGGTGTTCGCTACAAGGAACTTGGACCTAACTTATTTGTTTTAGGCCCGTTACAAACGAGTCAACTAGCAAGATTCTATAACGCAATTGACATTTTCGTGAACCCGACTCTTCGGGCTCAAGGTTTGGATCATACTTTGTTGGAAGCGGTTCTTTCCGGTAAGCCATTAATGGCTACAAAGCTTGCTAGCATCACGGGCTCGGTGATCATCGGAAAGGAGTACGGGTATACGTTTTCACCAACCGTTGATTCGCTTAAGCACGGTCTTTATGAAGTTTGGAAGGATGGGAGAGAACTGTTGGAGAAGAAAGGTAAGGTGGTCAGAGAAAGAGGTATGAAGCTTTTTACCGCAACAAAAATGGCAGCCGCATATGAAAGATTGTTTTTATGCATATCAAGTGGCGAAAAGAATCGAGATTATTGCAAGTATTAG